The stretch of DNA GTTTGTCGAGCCTTCCAACGAATTGAGCTTGAGCTCATCCCTGTGCTCATGAGGTGAGCAGAAGCTCCCGCTCACCAAATGGCTTGAGATGCAAATCGAGCTTGAGGAAAGTGTGGGTGTATTCGGCTATTCGCTCAAACTCAGTCGTTGACAGCCCTATGTTCAAATAGTAAAAATATAGACGAGTTTCAACTTCAAATTTCAGCTGGCAGCTTCCAAATTCGAGTTCAATCCATAGCTGGATTGTGCAGTGCAAGGTCATCCCAGTCTAACTCGGCTCAACTCCTGATCTTTGTATGATTGTACAAGAACCATAAAAGATTACACACTTCTAGTTTCATGAAAAATAATAAGCTAAATCAACCCCATCGACCCCATAGGTTACTCGTGGTATTATCCAGCAAATACAAGGGGAAAAGTCAGTTATGAAGAGACAACAGAATTTGACATACTATCAAGCAGCAATCAGACATTACCATTCAACAGCTTAATTCCATCTAAGGAATGCCTATTGACAATCCTTTTTGCCTTTTTGGGGTGACCTACTCATGATCTGGTTATTCGTGTATCACTATCATGTAGTATTATTGTTAACCAAAAGGTACGGTGATATGATAATGAAGTTTATACTCAGAAAAGAGTGAAGAAGCTGAAGGCGCAGCTATGCGGTATAAAGTTCAAAGCTTTGGAACAAACAAAAGGACGATTCATTATCTGCGAACAGAAAACTAACCAAATACCTTGCTTTTAGTAGCAAAAGGATGGTGAAAACCTCGAGACTGTTGAAGCCGCGGTCGACAAAATCACCCTACGAGTCAATCACAGCTCAGTTAAGCAACACAAGAACATCAGAGGCTACCTAAACCAGTCACAAGAAACAATAGAAGGGCTGGGGAAGCCAGACCATGAAAATATAGTTGGTCTCAGGCACATGTCCTCCGGTGGCAAAGAGCTTCATAAGGTCATGGAACTGCCCATGGATGTCGCCGCACACTGTGACCGGGCTGTTGACTGGCTGCACGTTCGACTCCTCGATGAGAATCTCCTTAACCTGGATGATGATCAGCGAAATACACATCGGTTACACACTAGGCATACAGACACACCCACGAATACATACACGGTTCACTCAAGTCTCTCGGCGAGCAGCAAAAGCAACTAATTTTGCCCGTCTACCTGCTACTGCTGGTACGAACCCTAACACGGCCACGCCGCAGCGCACGCGCGCGCCACAACGCCGCGCGAACAAAACCCTAGCGGAAGTGATAAATAAAGAGGGGGAGGAAGCTCACGTATTCGCAGAGGGTCTGGAGCTCGTGCTCGGCGAGGTGCTGGCCCTCCTTGACCTTGGAGATCCACAGATCCAAATCCATCGggagcggtggcggcggcggcggcgaaccgGCGGCAGGGGATTCAGGGCGGAGGTGCGGACTGGGGGGAGGTCGATCCCCTCTTGATTCCTGGTGCGGATATTAGTTTCGTCTCCTCGATCGCGGCTGGGGGGCCGAGGCGAGAGGGAGGGGAGAGGAAAAATAAGGTTGCGATTTGCGCCGGGCTCTGGGCTGCCTCGCAGGTCACAGCCTCGCAAGCACGAGACGGACGAGACGGGGTCTGCAGCACTTGGACGTGCGGCTCAGATTGGGTGGTGCAGCCGCTGCGGCCAGGCATGCGCGTGTGTGGAGTTTATATTTTTTTGTTGGTTTTTTTTCTCCGTGACATCCAATTTATAAATTTTACAAAACATCAAGACAACGCGTGCAAGAAGCAAGCGCTACACGGTAAAATTCTACTACTAGAAAAAACCGACTATTGAGAGTTTGTTGCACGAAACACCAACGTTGATGTGATTTGTTGTGGGTAGCTTTAATCTGTCATTCGCTCCACTGACATGACTTCTAACAAATGGGTCCCACTTTGTAAATGCACAGGGGAGATACTGGGTTGCTTGACAAATTTGAAAGATGTTTAGGGCTCATTTGATTCAAAGAACTTCCGTATAAATTTTGGAGGAATGTAATCTTTAGGATTTTTTTCTATATTGatttgtttgattcgtaggattgaatcATATAAGATTCATTTCTAGCGGGTTCTTTTCCTATTTTCCATAAGATTTCTAGCATACACCCAAACATCTTCAAGGAATCATTTGTTTTTTTTTCTATGATGCAATCAAACAACCCAAAATCATGTGTGATTGAGATGAGGCATGACATTTTATCAAAGGAATTTTATAGAATTTTTGGAGGACCATAATTCTTAGGAATTTTTCTTATGTTGGTCCCTTGATTCATAACATTGGATTTCATAGGAATTTTTTCTATAAAATCTTTTGTACTATATTTCATAGAAAATCTAACATCCTCTCCAACCTTTTTTTATAATTTCTTTGTTTATCCAATGACATCAGACACTCCTTGCTAATCCTTGAATTTAAGTGGATATATTACTTCAATCTTATACCTTTTCTATTCATGTATTTTCAGAATCCTtcgaatcaaagaagcccttgtGTTTTTTCCTATTCTCGCGCTTTTAAAATCCTACATATCAAAGAGGCTCTGGGTTTCTTTTAGCTAGCTCGTTCAAGAATTATGTCATGAATATATTTTTACCATGTGTGAAGCCGAACAACCAATCAAGAATCATGTTAACCGAACCAAACTATGGATTAGAGCTAGTTATAATAAGTTGCACTAATAGATCATGTTTTATACAGCAAACCCATAGAGTGAGTTTCTACACAAAATCAATCCTAACAATTAGTGGTCTGTGCAATCCTCTATGTGCTATATACTCATACATCCACAAGCATGCACGTGGGACGTTGCTTCAGTGACTTAATTGCACATGCCTTTAGGTCagtgacatgtgggccagccgaCTGTTGGACCCACTTATCAGTGGCCCAAAGGCACATGTAGTTACGGCAGTAAATCTCAGTCCATACATGTGATATGTGAATATTGGACCTCTCGTGGGTGTTTAATGTTCTCCTAAAATCCTATAACTTCTAGAAGGGTTGGAAAAATACAATGAGTAAAAAAACATTCAATCCTTTCTCTATGAGGTTGtttggatcaaagtcctcatcaCCCCGCCAATATATTGGTGTTGACTAAGATTTAGGTGGTTGTTTGGATGGGCTTCAACTTTTCACAGTGCCATCCTACCTTAACTATTTTCATTTATTTGATCCCAATTCATGGCGAATCGCGGACGGGGATATCGGCCGCCAATTTTCTGGCGTACCCAAGTTTTGATGGGGTGAGCATGGGGTAAAATCAAACAATTCACGTAACTCTTTTAACTCCTACTGTCCTATTTGCAAGGGAATTTCTCTCCCGCACCAATACCACAAGAATAGGGCAATTGAAAATTTTCACTTCCCCAACCGTCGCCCGCCTCCTTTCTCTCCCCTCACAGCCTCGTTTTTGCTCGCCACTATGCCCCCGTTGTCGGCCATCCACTACCCTACATGCCTcatgcctcatgggcacctcACCACTTTGGATCCTACCGTGTGGGATCATGCACCATCGTCGCTTGCCTCACGTCCCTCCACTTCCCACCACTGCCGCACTACTCCCACGCGCCTCGCCTCGTCTCTTGCCCCATTGCCGCCCACTCACTATGTCTCGCCGTCAAGACCATTTTGCTCCCGCACTGCATTGTGGTTGTTACTGGCGCCATCCGAAACCTCAACGTCAGCTCCTCACCCCGTCTGCGTCCTAACGTCGCATCATCGGCTGCTACACCCCtcgaagtgcttgatgaaatgtcGCAATTCGACAACAATGTCCATTATTATAATTCACTCTTAGATTTGGATAGTTTCCTTAccattatactccctccgtccgataATATAACAGCGTTTTAACACTCTTATAttcatcccataatataagatcgtTAAACACTTATATTTGTACAAACACCTCACGTTTTCCAACTGTTAATACACAATCCTGCCAAGAGAATTCTAAAGATCACTACTCTACGTAGTACCATGCTTGAGATATATCATCATGGCTGCTTTTATATCGTCATTTGTAAAACAAAATGCAAGCCTGGTAGCCACATTTCTCAACTCAAATGAAAGAGATCGTATTTGTCGACTTGGGCCATCATATAAATAAAGCTTATAATGACCAAAAAATAAGGAACCTGCAAACACTGTTTCAGCAACAACGAATTGTGCCAACCCGTTTGAAAACACATGCTCCCTCCATATAAGATCGTTTGAAAACTAACATAGCTTGAAAAACGATCCTATATTGTGGGACGGTGGGAGTAAATGGAGGAAGCATTGGTACTTTTCCCGATTGTTTAACTGGTAGAGCAAGCGTGAGTCACAATTGTATACAATGAAACAATATGTTCATCACATGCTTCGCAATGTGGATTTTGGTTATACAGGCACTTGCACAAATATTTACATTTCCATGAAAGATAAATGTCCTCGTTCTCCTTCTCATAAGCTCCAAAATTGACCCTTCTGTTAAGAAACTGGAGATGATCATAACGAAGCAGCAGAGACCAAAATTGCTCCCTTCCTGGTAGTACTCACTAACGACGAGGACTTGTGGATCACGCGCTTTATGTCCAATGAAAAGGGCCCCTTGAACCATACCATGTCCCAGCAAAGCAAATCACACCCTATAGGTTCCTGGCTTCGTTGCAAATGACATGCAGCAGAACTCTATGTATAGCGTTTCTTAAACAGTGTATGCCTCTTAGCCGGGTCCTTCTTCTTGGCTCCCTTGCCCTTTCCAGTGCTGGATGAGAAGGTAAGACTCACATGTAAGCATTCAGCAAACGAACTACTGCAATGGAATCGCAGCATAGAGACGAAAGTAAAATGGAAGTGGAGAGAAGGCAGCACTTGTACTCCATGTAGACCATTCCACCCGCTCCAGAAAATGCGCTCATCAATCCAGCAGAGCGCCGAGCCTTCAGGAGAGCCTTGCCATCAGAATCCTCTTCCAAGTGCTCAACACCAATCATGTCATCCCCTGCGCTCAACACCTGTTTGACGTAGTGCAGACAGAAATTGCAGTCAGGTACAAACAGCAAGAAACTGACAAACAATGGGTATAGAAAACACTCACTTTGCCTAAAAGGTCAAGCTGTTCATCGAGCGTGTGAAAACTCAGGTTAGGTCCTTCTTCAGGTGGCGGCAAGCTAGTGATGACCtggaaatatatatatatatatttatcaCTAAACCCGAAGTGTCAAAAAGATTCCCAATATCTAGAGAAATGCTTGGGAATAAACCTTGAAACTATATCCCTGATCGATAAGGAATTGTTGCCTTTTTGTTGAATAATACATTTCCTGCATAAAAATATATGTCATATGCTAAAGTTGATCTAAATTCCACAGGCATGGTTTCAGCATTCTCCATTTCAAGAATATCAGGAAATGGAATAAAGCCAAATGAAAAACTAATACAGTAAACATTAGTGAGACAAACCTGTGTGTCAGTTGATACAAGAGAATAGAAAAAGGCATtgtattcttcttttccacctgCCATCCTATCTTGATGCTTACCCTGCAGCCACAGTAGTTGAAACAGATTCAGTGGAAATGCCATAGAAAACATTGTATCACTAACTATTATAGATCACTTCTGCCCATCTGATTGGCCACATCACTGGCATAACTCACATCCAGACTACTGAAATCCCTTGCACGACCACCTCAAAAGCCAGAGTTGGAGTAATAATAATTTACTTACACTAAAAAAATCTAGAAATGAATTACCACATACAGTAGTTTGAAAAGCAAGTTATATAGAAATAAAATTGTTTCCTTTTGCATAATCAATTTTGATTCAAGATTTTTGTTCTTCATACCAACTCATTTTCGGTCTTTTTTTAATGGAAACTCACTTGCAGCATATACATCCAAATTATCGATGTATCCGAAACATAAAAAAATCCATGCTAAATTTTGAATATGGTCGGACCTTCCCCGGAccctgcgcaagcgggagctacatgcaccgggctgccctttttaaaattttgaatatcAAGAGAAGGAACACAGCAAAATTGCAACTGGTTTGTCTATTACGCTGCATGCAGCAACCCCGCAAGCTTCAATCTACATTACCTTTGCCCTGAGAATACGTCCCAACCGTTGAGCTTCTTGACGCCGGGAACCAGCATGAGATGATATTTGAATGATGACATTTGCCTCTGGGATATCAATGGAGTTATCACCCACCTACGCATTAATAGCAGAGATGGCGTTAAGATTACCTATGATGGCGGCTTCGAAACAAATAAACAGGATTGCAAAATTAATAATAAGTACACCTTAGAGAGGAAAACAGTGTTGACTTCTGGACTGTTCTTGAATTGGTACAAAATTCGTGTCCTCTCCGCATGGCTGCGAGATGCAAAGCCAACATAAGTATACAACTTATGGCGCATAAATAGAATCGTCTAAGACGAGAGGTTACCTTGTGGCACCATAAATCATTGGTTTACGGAGCTTCATTGCGTATGCAGTTAGTGCAAATAAATTATCAGCAAATACAATGATCTTATCCCCGCGTTGTTGCTCATGGAATCGAATTAGAAACTCACAAGCCCTGAACTTGTTTGGATTCATCACATAGAGTACCTGGTAGACAAGAGCCAATATAATGCAAACATCAATATGAATGAACATATCTGAGGACTGCAAAGGGAGTTCAGAGACAAGCATGCCAATAAAATATTCATAAGTTTATATATTACTTAGGTCAAGAAGTGTATCGTTCCAATTTTATCACATGCCCCCTAAGGGCGAAGAAGATACTTTCTTGTCAGGAATTAAGATGACATAACTTAACAAAAAGTCAACACGTTAACAAATCAAAGTAATCATTGCATAAAAGTAAAAAATCAAATGAGGTAGCACCGAAAGCAATAACGGAAGCTCGAACATGTGTTTTATCTTTCAGAAAGGTTCCAAAGTTGAATAAAAACACTGCATGGACAGCTCACCTGCTTCTTTTTTGAATTTTCCTTTTTCAAATACTCAGCAAAGAACTCTTTGGTCATGGGACACCATACTTCTGCACATTGCACGTTTGCAATAAATCCACCTTTCACTAAATCCAACCAATTTGCTTCATAAAGCTTTGGTCCAATTAGAAAATTTAGATCTGTGATACGTTCATCCTCTCTCACGAGCGTAGCTGTAATTGTAAGAATTGAAGTAATTTAGAACAATTTGACAAGTGAGTAGTCAAAATCACACAAGACTACTATATGATGAAAACGGACCAGTAAGACCAAGCTTGCAGTGAGACTTCGTAATGCTGATGACCTTTCTGAACATATGAGCAGGGACAACGTGAACCTGCAAACACAAATAAGAAAATGGGAATGTACACTATTATGATCTTTCATGTGCTAATGAAATTTGCAAGCCTAACTTATCGTAGAGTGGAGATCTCACCTCATCCATAAGGAGCAAACCCCACTCCCTGTTCCGGATTTCCTCAATAATCTTCTCTGAGTCTTCGGATCGTTTGCCCCCAAATGCCACCATGTTATAGGTAGTCACAACAACACCAGCCATCCCTCGAAATTTCTCTTTGTTATCTGATGTAAATCTACTGATATGTTCGTCTCTTATAGTTGACCAAAGCTTGAACTGGAATGCCCATTGATCAACAGACACAGCATTTGTGGCCAAGCATAGACAGCTCTTCTTAATACGACATGCTGCAGATACACCGACCAAGGATTTTCCCGCACCACAAGGTAGCACAATAATGCCTGACCTTGCTCTACCTACAAAATGGTGGGAAAATTGTTCAGCAAAGGAGAAGAAGCACACACAGTACTCAGCAGATTCTTGAGTTCCAAAACTAACAATTACCAAATGATGCCAGGGAGTAGATTTTCTAGCTAACGCTGAGAGCAGTGAGACTGCCCCCTAACATTCCTAGTTTCCTGTCTTCTTAGTAACACAGGTATCCCGAACTTTACTACTTCACATTAGCTTAAAATACATCTTCTCATTATTAAAATCAGATCAGATCAAGCAGGCCATGTGACATAGCAACTTATATATCTGTTCTCAAATCTGGTGGCCAATCAGCAAAAGTGTCATCTGGTAAGACCGGCATCGATATGCTTGATTTGAAGACCCAGTTACTTAAGCTACCatgcctaaacttctaaaatgCCATTATAACCCTTGCACGAGGGAGATGGCGCCCAACTAGATCTCATAAGTCACAACCGCATAGTTACTTGCAGGATTGACTCGACACAATCGGTCCAACCAAGCCAACTACTAGAGATGAGAGCCTGATTTTAGCTCAAACTCTCAAAGTATCAATATAACTGCTAGGCTAAGGGTAGCAAACTATGAACGAGTGTTGCATGCATCTGTAAAGGTATCATGACAAGCCGTTTACTGAGTTTAATATGCAGTTATTCCCTTATATTGCATCATGAACTTACCATTCCCAAACATCTTACTGAGGCTCTTTTCTTGATACGGCCTTGGCCGTGCTTGAGGTTTTAATTCCATATCCAAATCTGGGTTTACCTGCAGTAAAATTATATGTCAATCTCAATTCTAAATCTTGTAGTGAATGCTTCATCATATGTCACACTAGAAAGCAACTGCAAAGCTAAAAAATTGTAAATTGCCTGTTCACGTGACAAGTAAAATGGGCCGAGAATACTATGGGTCTCAAATCTCGACAGGAAATAGCAAAGAACATTGTCTACATTGTTTGTTCAGCTAGAGATAACACTCGATAGATGGACATATAAAACGCCTGTTTTCTCCATGGATTTAAACAATTGGGGTTTTATGTATTATGAGAATATTCATGATGTACCAAAAGATCATGACTGAATGGAAGGGCTTAAGTTTATTTCACATGGTACGTGTGCTACTCTGTTGTGTTCAGCCTTAAACTTGCAGATGTCAAAGAGCTCCCTGTATCAACTTTACATCATTGCATGGTTTTAACTTTCAGTTGTATATGATGGGATCAAATAACAACATGTACCAGTTGGCAGTTGCTGCCCAATCATCAATAAAGTGAGGGTTTGAGTCAACAGCTTAACTAAATGTTAAGGAACAACAAATTATGAGATGTATCAATATACTCTTAACACTTTTGATTTATACATGCATATTTTAATCGGTTATGTCAGTACGACACATTACATACTACAATGTTCTGAGACGATGTTGTGCAATACCTAAGCTCTGTTATTACTGCCACATTTGTTCTTTCTTACGATGTCTGCATTTATTGTAGCAAAATGACTAGCTAAGAGCTAACTAATCCAGCTGGTAGGCCCTACTTGTATACAAAGGTACTAGTTGTTTCGAACTCAATGAACCACAAGGTAAGAAATTGCTTCCAGCACAAGGCCATTTTGGGCCGGTTCGTTGGTTGAAAATTGGCCAGCTCAATCTGGTTTTATGTTAACACGGTTTAAATGCCTGAAAAAATCTCAGTCCAGCTGATGCATCAAGGATCAAAGCGTAGTTTTTCTTGGTCAAACCACCATACTAGATCTGATAAATATAGTTGTTTCTTCATGTGGAAAGTACTTACTGTGTCATTTCTAAAATCATACTCCTCTAGCATGGGAAAGTTCAGTGCATTTGGTAAGCACCGTTGCTTTACGTTCTCAACCTGAACATGATGGATCAAAGTATTAAACACCAGTCTCTACAAACTGAAGCTACCAAAGCTTCTGCTTAAAGAGACACGATACCTGATTGGAATCAATTTCGAAAGAATGTGTTTCCTTGTCTTCAGTTGCAGCTGCCAGCTCTATTCCATCTAACAAATCATGTCCACTAGCTATTTCCCCAGCTGTTTTGCTAACAGCAAATGAAGATGCTCCTAGACAGTCCTGAAGGGACATAAATGGATTCGGATAATGAGGCATAGCAAACAACTAGTTCAAAATGGCCAGTATGAAGACCTATACCAGCAGTTGAAAAAAAAAATGGAGGCGATATTTATGCCAGTCAAATGAAATAATTATTAGGGAAGGAGATAATGCACATGGATGGTACAGACAAGCACTTCCATATGATACAAAGTTCTGTTCTAACAGACACTAACTGCGTTCCACGCAAATTGTATGAAAGTGACGAGAACAAAAGATTAACCTCGGGAGCTTTTCGTGCTTTCGAAATTACGTCATCGTTCAGGAGGGTCTTCAAAACCTGGACACAAGCATCACAGCTCaaataaataagtaaataacGAGTGACAGAGTAATCCAAATTATTTAGTTGCAGGAAGAATGATACAACCTCAGGGAACGGCGACTCCACAAAATATTGATTCTTCTTCAGAACAAGCTTTACTTTGCCATAATTCGCAGTTGACCCATGGATGAAATCAATTATCTCATGAGGTAACTTAGTCTTGGAGAGCTTACTCAAGACACTAATGATAGTGGTTGTCTCAAGTCCAACTGAGACCGCGGCATACAATGAGTGTGGCGTTAGATTGTATTCATGCATAGATTCTGGCCTGCACCACCAAAGTGATAATTAAGTTTCAAATATCCCACACATTTTGTACAATGCATATGTTCCAGACATTAACCTGAGTAGAGTTTGGATGCTTAGGGGGGAAAGCTGAGCAATTTGACTACATCTTCCACTATGAAGTACCGGCATCCTTTTAGGTCAGGTTCAATTGCATTTTAACTTAAATCCATTGCTGTTCCGTGCACTAAGCAACACTCAGGAAGTAATAGTCTATTATCTCTTTAACACAGCATGCACGATCCAAACATCCCAACTCCAGACCCAATCCTATAATTGGTTTCCAAGGCAACTAGGACAAGCATTATAGTTCTTTTCTATTGAACTCATACTCAGAATGTTAACATGGTGCACCTTACGCAAGTCAAGTTTCCAGATAACCATGTGGGGCATTAAATCCCTTGAAATGATACTACCACAAGAAATTCATGGTTAATTACATTAAGTGGCATTAGTTTCCCAAACCGAGTCTTCTCCAACACTAGCCTATATAACCATTAAATTCACAAGTAAGTAGCAAGATCCCCAAAAGGCAGGTCCCACTGAAGAACCCTTTTGAATCAGATCAAATGAATGATGCAGTGCCGCACCAGACCTATACACTGCATATAACCTTACTACTAAGCATGGCGAAATTAAGGCTAACTCGGCCTACCGGAACATGAACTTTCTGGGAAAACTGGTAAAAGTTGGGTAAGGTCCACTCGTTTGATACAACCATGGGTAGCCCAAAACAAGATATGCGGTTGGCTGGGATTTTGAGGTAGTGGTGATTGAATGGACCTGCATACAGGTTCGGCGATGGCGATGAGGAAATCGTAGGCCTGCTTGTAGAGAGGGGAGAAGGTCTCGAGGAAGATGCGGCCGTCTGCGCACGCCCACAGCGGCCGGTTCACGTGATCCGGCTTGAGCTCCAGCTTGGTGAAGTCCCTCTTCTTCACCTCGTTATCTCCTGAAACGAATCGAAGTTCCACCCCCGAAATCCCCAATCAATTAAACGGCAGGAATCACACCGATTCGCGAAAGATGGGTGGATTTGGGGGGGAATCATGCGCGTGGTACCGTCGCGGGCATCGTCGTCGAAGTCGTCGGCGTAGTTCATCTCGGCGGTCTCGTCCACCAGGGCCGCCTTCGATGGCGCCGAGGACTTGTACCGCTTCGGCGCACGGGCGCGGTCACCTGCAGGGGAGATAGGGGAAGGGTATCACGGAGAGTGAGACAGAGGAGGATACTGGTGGGATTTAGGGTTGCCGCCTCACcatcgccgccggccatggctgGGAGCGAGGAGGCGGTAGAGGTCGGTGCACGGACACGAATCGAGTCGAGTCGAGGAAGACCGAGAAAGTCGGGGACGGGTATACCTACGGGATGTGCTATGGGGGCTTGAACAAATATAAGAGACGTTGTGGGCCTGGCCCAAGCTTTGGTTGCATCTGGAAAGGTTCTGATCAAGTTAGTGGAAATCCCTATTCGCCGCTTGCTGCGGCAAAATGTCGGGCTACCGCACAGGGCAGCGCAGCGAGCGACAAACCTGGGCCGGCCCACTTATACATAATGCGTCCaaccggttttgggaaccttctagaaggttccctgAACCGTGTTTTTTTCTGTATCGTTTTTTTCTGGTTCTTTTTCGGCTTTCTATTGTTTTtccatttctctttctttttacttttttgttttttgtttcatTTTCTTTTTCAAGTTTATTTTTCTTTCTCAGAACTTGTTCACAATTTTACAAAATGTTTACGATTTtactttttatttcttttccttttcttctctttttttaaaaaaatcaaaaaaataatttttgttcgtgtttccaaaaaatgttcagtttttgaaaaaatgttctcaaaattaaaaaaaattcttGTTACACAAAAAAGTACAAAACTTTCGAAATTCATAAAATGTACCAGATTTCAATTTTGTGTTCAcatattaaaaaaatgttcgcgcttccaaatttgttcgggatttttcaaaattgttctcCGTTTTAAAATATGTtctcaaaattcaaaaaatgttcgtacTTTAAAAAATTGTTCGCGCCTCCAAGTTTGTTCAGGATTTTTCAAAAATGTTCTCtgtttcaaaatttgttctcaagattcaaaaaatgtttggaAATTGAAGAAAATGTTCCAGCTTTCctaatttgttcacaaattcaataatagttcatgtttttaattttgttcacaaattcaaaaaatgttctggAAGTTTATAAAAGTAaacatttttattttttgttcacaaattcaagaAATGTTCCCCTTTTTGAAGAAAGTATTCATAATTTCGAAAAATGGGCTGTGGTTTTTTGGATT from Triticum urartu cultivar G1812 chromosome 3, Tu2.1, whole genome shotgun sequence encodes:
- the LOC125544505 gene encoding general transcription and DNA repair factor IIH helicase subunit XPB1-like isoform X1 — its product is MAGGDGDRARAPKRYKSSAPSKAALVDETAEMNYADDFDDDARDGDNEVKKRDFTKLELKPDHVNRPLWACADGRIFLETFSPLYKQAYDFLIAIAEPVCRPESMHEYNLTPHSLYAAVSVGLETTTIISVLSKLSKTKLPHEIIDFIHGSTANYGKVKLVLKKNQYFVESPFPEVVSFFLQLNNLDYSVTRYLLIYLSCDACVQVLKTLLNDDVISKARKAPEDCLGASSFAVSKTAGEIASGHDLLDGIELAAATEDKETHSFEIDSNQVENVKQRCLPNALNFPMLEEYDFRNDTVNPDLDMELKPQARPRPYQEKSLSKMFGNGRARSGIIVLPCGAGKSLVGVSAACRIKKSCLCLATNAVSVDQWAFQFKLWSTIRDEHISRFTSDNKEKFRGMAGVVVTTYNMVAFGGKRSEDSEKIIEEIRNREWGLLLMDEVHVVPAHMFRKVISITKSHCKLGLTATLVREDERITDLNFLIGPKLYEANWLDLVKGGFIANVQCAEVWCPMTKEFFAEYLKKENSKKKQVLYVMNPNKFRACEFLIRFHEQQRGDKIIVFADNLFALTAYAMKLRKPMIYGATSHAERTRILYQFKNSPEVNTVFLSKVGDNSIDIPEANVIIQISSHAGSRRQEAQRLGRILRAKGKHQDRMAGGKEEYNAFFYSLVSTDTQEMYYSTKRQQFLIDQGYSFKVITSLPPPEEGPNLSFHTLDEQLDLLGKVLSAGDDMIGVEHLEEDSDGKALLKARRSAGLMSAFSGAGGMVYMEYNTGKGKGAKKKDPAKRHTLFKKRYT
- the LOC125544505 gene encoding general transcription and DNA repair factor IIH helicase subunit XPB1-like isoform X2, with the protein product MAGGDGDRARAPKRYKSSAPSKAALVDETAEMNYADDFDDDARDGDNEVKKRDFTKLELKPDHVNRPLWACADGRIFLETFSPLYKQAYDFLIAIAEPVCRPESMHEYNLTPHSLYAAVSVGLETTTIISVLSKLSKTKLPHEIIDFIHGSTANYGKVKLVLKKNQYFVESPFPEVLKTLLNDDVISKARKAPEDCLGASSFAVSKTAGEIASGHDLLDGIELAAATEDKETHSFEIDSNQVENVKQRCLPNALNFPMLEEYDFRNDTVNPDLDMELKPQARPRPYQEKSLSKMFGNGRARSGIIVLPCGAGKSLVGVSAACRIKKSCLCLATNAVSVDQWAFQFKLWSTIRDEHISRFTSDNKEKFRGMAGVVVTTYNMVAFGGKRSEDSEKIIEEIRNREWGLLLMDEVHVVPAHMFRKVISITKSHCKLGLTATLVREDERITDLNFLIGPKLYEANWLDLVKGGFIANVQCAEVWCPMTKEFFAEYLKKENSKKKQVLYVMNPNKFRACEFLIRFHEQQRGDKIIVFADNLFALTAYAMKLRKPMIYGATSHAERTRILYQFKNSPEVNTVFLSKVGDNSIDIPEANVIIQISSHAGSRRQEAQRLGRILRAKGKHQDRMAGGKEEYNAFFYSLVSTDTQEMYYSTKRQQFLIDQGYSFKVITSLPPPEEGPNLSFHTLDEQLDLLGKVLSAGDDMIGVEHLEEDSDGKALLKARRSAGLMSAFSGAGGMVYMEYNTGKGKGAKKKDPAKRHTLFKKRYT